The Pseudomonas baetica genome includes a region encoding these proteins:
- a CDS encoding DoxX family protein codes for MSSLINKVLFTRAGYGLTILRIAVGVIFAAHGSQKLFGLFGGYGLAGTAQYMESLGLTPGYLMATLAGGIEFFAGLALIIGLLVRPAALGLTVLSLVAIFTVHISNGLFMANNGYEFALALLGGSLAVLIEGAGKLSVDRAIAG; via the coding sequence ATGAGCTCTCTGATCAACAAGGTACTGTTCACCCGCGCCGGTTACGGTCTGACCATCCTGCGCATTGCTGTCGGCGTGATCTTCGCCGCCCACGGCTCGCAGAAGCTCTTCGGCCTGTTCGGCGGTTACGGTCTGGCCGGCACCGCGCAGTACATGGAAAGCCTGGGACTGACACCGGGGTATCTGATGGCCACACTGGCCGGCGGCATCGAGTTCTTCGCCGGTCTGGCCTTGATCATCGGCCTGCTGGTGCGCCCGGCAGCATTGGGTTTGACCGTCCTGTCGCTGGTGGCGATCTTCACCGTGCACATCAGCAACGGCCTGTTCATGGCCAACAACGGTTACGAGTTCGCCTTGGCTTTGCTCGGTGGCAGCCTAGCGGTGCTGATCGAAGGCGCCGGCAAACTTTCGGTGGACCGCGCCATCGCCGGTTGA